The Paramicrobacterium fandaimingii DNA segment GCCGGGCGGCGACCGCGCCGAACGCGTTCTCTGCGTGTTCAGCTTTGCGCACTACGCGGTGTCTACCACCCTCAAACTTCCCGAATTCGCCGGCTGTGAGCTTCGCGATATTTTCGGTGGCGCCGATTTTCCGTCGGTCGGTGACGATGGCACGGTGACTCTGACGATTGGAACGCAGAGCTTCTACTGGTTGCAGGTGTCTCCGGAAGGATCTGGTCAGGCCGGGCACTGAAGCGGGTTGCAGTGTGAAAGTCAGTGGTGAGTCATAGGGTGTGAGCGTGATTATCAACAAGGGTCATTGGTCAGAGTCCGTCGGCGTGTTCGATCTCGAGACGACGGGAATCGATGTTGCGACAAGTCGCATCGTGAGTGCGAACGTCAGCATGCTCGATGGTGACGGAAACATCGTCTCCCGCACGGATTGGCTCGCTGACCCAGGCATTCCCATTCCTGAGCAGGCGTCGAACATCCACGGCATCACGACGGCACGGGCGCAGGCAGAAGGGCGACCGTCACTGGAGGTTGTGACAGAGATCAGCGCGGCACTCCGCACGGTGTTCGCGACGGGTGCTGCCGTCGTTGTCTACAACGCGCCATACGATCTGAGTTTGCTTCGGCACGAGGCTCTCCGTCACGGCATAGAGCCGATTGCGGCGCCGCGCCCCGTCATCGACCCGCTCGTTATCGACAAAGCCGTTGATCGGTACCGCAAGGGAAAGCGCACACTCGACGTCGTCGCGGCGCATTACGGTGTCGAACTGCTTGATGCTCACGATGCGTCCTCTGACGCGATTGCCGCCGGCCGAGTGGCACAGGCGCTTGCGCGCAGGTACCCGGAGGCTCTCTCTCTCGATGTCGCCGAGCTTCACGATATGCAGGTCGGCTGGTGCTCGACTCAGGCGCAGAGCTTTCAAACGTACATGCGCACGAAGAAGGGACGTCTCGATTTCACCGCGTCGGGCGAATGGCCTCTCCGCATGTGAGGCGTTGCCCGTGCCTGACCCGGCACATCAACGCACGAGCGCCGAGAAAGGGGCCCGTTTCCGACTGGAACGGGCCCCTCTCGTCGTGCGGCTTTTACTTGCCGAAGTTCTTGAAGCGCTGGTTGAACTTCTCGACGCGTCCGGCCGAGTCGAGGATGCGCTGCTTGCCCGTGTAGAACGGGTGTGACTCCGACGAGATCTCGACGTCGATAACCGGGTACGTCTCGCCGTCGAGTTCGATCGTCTTTTCGCTCGACACGGTGGAACGCGTGAGGAACGTCGCGCCCGATGCAAGGTCGCGGAATACGACGGGTGCGTACTCGGGGTGAATGGCAGTCTTCATAAGGATTCCTTCGTCGTACAGAGATCAGATGCTCGTCTGCCGCGAGATAAACGCAGACAGAGAAGTCCGGGGCTTGCGCCGACTAACAACCTTAGCAGATTTCAGAAGAACTCATCGCGCCCGCGCGGCAAAGCGGCCGTCACTGTCGGTGAGCTCGATCGTCATATCGAACGTTTCGCTCAAGGTCTCTGATGTGAGGGCCTCGGCGAGTGGACCCGCAGAAACGATGCGTCCCTCTCGCAGCAGCAGGGCGTGTGTGATTCCTGTGGGAATCTCCTCGACATGGTGCGTGACCATCACAATCGCGGGGGCATCTGTCGCCTGCGCGTAGCCGCTGAGAAGCGCGAGAAGCTCTTCTCGCGCCCCGAGATCAAGGCTCGCGGCTGGTTCATCAAGAAGCAGCATCTCCGGGTCGGTCATCACTCCCCTGGCGATCTGCGTGCGCTTCTGCTCACCATCGCTCAGGGTGCCGAAGCGGCGATCGGCAAGGTGATCGAGACGCCATTCGGCGAGAACGCGGTGTGCTCGCTTCTCGTCGATTCCTTCGTATGCTTCGTTCCATCGCCCGGTGACCGAATACGCCGCTGTCATCACGACGTTGAGAACCGTTTCGTCGAACGGAATTCGCTTTGCCATCGCGCTTGACGCGAATCCGATGCGCGGACGAAGCTCGAAGACGTCAACACGGCCGAGCGTCTCGTCGAGAATCGAAACCTCTCCACGCGTCGGATACATGAGCGTTGACGCCAGCTGCAGCAGCGTCGTCTTACCTGCCCCGTTTGGACCGAGGATCACCCAGCGCTCTGAAGCATCCACTCTCCAGTCGACGCTGTCGAGAATTGCTGTGTCGTTGCGAATGACAGTGACATCGGTGAAATCAAGAACCGTCGACATATCCCCAGCCTAACGGTCGCCGAAGCCGCCCGTGCGCCGAGATCACCCGTGTCGTGCCATGATCGATGTGTACAGCTCGCACCAGGCCGAAGGAGTACGTCGCAGCATGCCGCGCCGCGAAACCGATGTCCCCGCCGCACGTTTCCTCGTCGTGCTTGACGCCGACTCCACGCTCATCCAGGACGAGGCGATCGAGCTTCTCGCGCACGAGTCAGGGTCGGCCGCTCAGGTGGCGGCGGTGACGGAGCGCGCAATGCGTGGCGAGCTTGATTTCGCCGAGAGTCTCCGAGAGCGCGTTGCGACTCTCGAGGGAATTTCGGATGCTGTCTTCGCCCGAGTCTCCGATCGGATGCGGCCAACGCCCGGCGCTTCCGAGCTCATTGGAGCGGTTCATCGCGCAGGTGGCCGCATCGGCGTCGTCTCCGGTGGATTTCACGAACTGCTCGACCCCGTCGCCGCGCGACTCGAGGTTGATGTCTGGCGGGCAAATCGGCTCGTCGTCGCTGAGGGGCGCGTGACGGGTCACGTCGACGGTGACATCGTCGACGCCGAGACGAAGGCGGCAACGCTGCGCGAATGGGCCGAGCAGGCGGGCGTACCGCTTTGTCGCACGATTGCCATCGGCGATGGCGCCAACGATCTGCGCATGATGGAAGCCGCCGCTCTGAGCATCGCGTTCAACGCCAAGCCCGCCGTCCGCACGGCCGCAGACGTCGCGTTGCAGCGCGTCGATCTCAGCGACGTGCTGCCGCTGCTCGGACTTCGCGGCTGAGAGATACGCGAGTCTGAACGGGGTTCAGTGCCCCATTCCGAGGCCGCCGTCCACAGGGATGACGGCTCCCGAGATGTACGCTGCATCGTCGCCGGCGAGCCAGGTGACAACGCGTGCGACCTCTCCGACCTGAGCAAATCGACCGGCGGGAATGCTCTTCTTGTACTCGGCCTGCGTCGCTTCAGGCAGCTCGGCCGTCATGTCGGTTTGAATGAACCCGGGAGCGACGACGTTCGCAGTGATTGCTCGGGCGCCGAGCTCACGCGTGATCGAGCGAGCCATGCCGACAAGGCCGGCCTTTGACGACGCATAATTCACCTGCCCGGCGGAGCCGTAGAGTCCAACGACGCTCGAGATCAGAATGATGCGACCAAAGCGCGCCTTCAGCATTCCCTTCGACGCTCGCTTGACCACGCGGAACGCTCCGCCGAGGTTTGTGCTCATGACGTCGTCGAAGTCGTCATCGCTCATGCGCATGAGCAGCGTGTCGCGCGTGATTCCAGCGTTCGCGACGACAACTTCGACGGGGCCGAGCTTCTCCTCGATCTCACTGAAAGCGGCGTCGATGCTGGCGGAATCCGTGACGTCCGCACGCACGGTCACCGTACCGGTCGGCCCTTCGCCGGAACGAGCCGTCACAGCGACGTTGTGGCCCTCGCTCACAAACTGCTCGGCGATCGCGTACCCGATGCCTCTGTTGCCCCCGGTCACGAGAACGGTGCGCTGGGTTGTCATTGATGTCCAATCCGATCGGTTGCGAACATGAGGTGTCAGGTTACGAGCATACAAAAGTCGTATTCTTGATGTGATGAAAAAGGCCACGATCACGAGCCTCGGAATGACGCCCGAGCAGGAACGGCACCGCCGAGTCGTCAAGTACTCGGTGGCGATGGGCATCCGTATGGTCTGCGTCGTTCTCATGCTCTTCGCCCACGGCTGGTGGCTGCTCGTGTGCGCGATCGGTGCCATCGCTCTGCCGTACTTCGCCGTCGTCATTGCGAACACACCCGTGCGCACGCGGGCCTCTGTTGAGACCCCGGGGGGTGTCGTCGTGGTGCGTCCAACGGACGAAAGCGACGAACCGTTGAGAGGCCAGCACGGCAACGGTCAGAATCGTGAGGCATCGTGATCGGAATCGGTGCTGAACCAGGTGCCCATGAATGTTCGCGAGCAGGATGCCGGCTGACGGCGACGTGGCGAATCGGTTGGCGTAACCCGCGCATCCACGCGGCCGACCGCGAGAAAGTGTGGCTGGCCTGCGATGAGCACGTCGACTATCTGCGCGATTTTCTCGAAGCTCGTAGCTTCCCCGTGGCTGTGGCCTCATTCGCAGAGAGACATGATCAATGACCGGCACGTGGACCTTCGCCTTCAGCTGGCGCTGGGTCGGTTATCTGTCCGTTGCCATCGTGTTTGCCGTCGTCTGCGGCTTTCTCTCGAACTGGCAGGTGAGCCGACTTCACGAGAAAGAGCAGATTCAAGCTCTTGTCGACAACAACTGGAACGCCGATCCGGCACCGCTCGACACGATCATTCCTGAGCGAGACGCCTTTGACGATGCACACGAGTATCACCCCGTGACCATGACGGGCGAGTATCTCGTCGAGGACGAGGTGCTCGTTCGCAATCGACCGCGTTCCGGTAAGCCGGGGTTCGAAGTCATCACTCCCCTCAAGCTCGAATCTGGGCTGATCTTCATGGTCGATCGCGGGTGGGTCCCGACGGGAAACGCGCAAGATCTTCCCGATACCGTCCCCGCTCCCCCGAAGGGAACGGTGACGGTAACTGCCCGCGTCAAGCCGGGCGAACCAGAACTTCCGGGACGAGGAGCAAGTGAGGGACAGATCGCGACGATCCATGTGCCCGACCTCGCCTCTCGAGTGTCAGGTGAGAGCTATACCGGCGCGTACGGTCTGCTCGTCTCCGAGAGCCCTGCTCCTGTAGAGACAGCACCGCTCCCCGCGTTCGAACCCGAGGTGAACGAGGGGCTTCACGCCTCCTACGCGATCCAGTGGGTGATTTTCGCTCTTCTCGCCTTCGCCTTTCTCGCGTACGCGGTGCGGCAGGAGTACCGGCAGCGAAACGCTGACGATCCTCGGGTGCGTGAGGCTGTCGAGAAGCGAGAGCGCAAGAGGCGAGAGAAGCGAACGGATGCCGATGTCGAAGATGAGATTCTCGACACCGTCCACTGAGGCTATGCGAGTGAGATGAGTTCTGCGTAATCCTTCGTCCACAGGTCTTCGACCCCGTCGGGCATGATCAGCACGCGTTCGGGGTTGAGCGCTTCGACCGCGCCCTCATCGTGACTGACAAGGATCACCGAGCCCTCGTAATGCGCGAGGGCATCGAGAATCTCGCTGCGGCTCGCAGGATCGAGGTTGTTCGTCGGCTCGTCCAAGAGCAGCACATTCGCGCCCGAGACGACGATCATCGCGAGAGCCAGACGCGTCTTCTCCCCACCGGAGAGAACCCCCGCTGGCTTGAGCACGTCATCGCCGGTGAACAGAAATGATCCGAGCACACGGCGGGCCTCGGTCTCCGTGAGATTGGGAGATGACGACATCATGTTCTGAAGCACGCTCCGTGCCGCGTCAATTGTCTCGTGCTCCTGTGCGTAGTATCCGACGCGCAGGCCATGCCCGGCATCGATCACACCGGTATCAGGCTCATCAACTCCCGCGAGAATGCGCAGCATTGTCGTCTTTCCGGCACCGTTGAGCCCCAAAATGACGACCCGCGATCCGCGATCGATCGCAAGATCGACGGCGCTGAAAACTTCAAGCGACCCGTAGCTCTTGCTGAGACCGGAGCCCATGAGCGGAGTGCGGCCGCAGGGCGCTGGCTTCGGAAAGCGCAGCTTCGCGACCCGATCAGCCTGCCTGACCTCCTCGAGGCCCGAGAGCATCTTCTCGGCACGGGCG contains these protein-coding regions:
- a CDS encoding SURF1 family cytochrome oxidase biogenesis protein, encoding MTGTWTFAFSWRWVGYLSVAIVFAVVCGFLSNWQVSRLHEKEQIQALVDNNWNADPAPLDTIIPERDAFDDAHEYHPVTMTGEYLVEDEVLVRNRPRSGKPGFEVITPLKLESGLIFMVDRGWVPTGNAQDLPDTVPAPPKGTVTVTARVKPGEPELPGRGASEGQIATIHVPDLASRVSGESYTGAYGLLVSESPAPVETAPLPAFEPEVNEGLHASYAIQWVIFALLAFAFLAYAVRQEYRQRNADDPRVREAVEKRERKRREKRTDADVEDEILDTVH
- a CDS encoding ABC transporter ATP-binding protein, with translation MSTVLDFTDVTVIRNDTAILDSVDWRVDASERWVILGPNGAGKTTLLQLASTLMYPTRGEVSILDETLGRVDVFELRPRIGFASSAMAKRIPFDETVLNVVMTAAYSVTGRWNEAYEGIDEKRAHRVLAEWRLDHLADRRFGTLSDGEQKRTQIARGVMTDPEMLLLDEPAASLDLGAREELLALLSGYAQATDAPAIVMVTHHVEEIPTGITHALLLREGRIVSAGPLAEALTSETLSETFDMTIELTDSDGRFAARAR
- a CDS encoding 3'-5' exonuclease encodes the protein MIINKGHWSESVGVFDLETTGIDVATSRIVSANVSMLDGDGNIVSRTDWLADPGIPIPEQASNIHGITTARAQAEGRPSLEVVTEISAALRTVFATGAAVVVYNAPYDLSLLRHEALRHGIEPIAAPRPVIDPLVIDKAVDRYRKGKRTLDVVAAHYGVELLDAHDASSDAIAAGRVAQALARRYPEALSLDVAELHDMQVGWCSTQAQSFQTYMRTKKGRLDFTASGEWPLRM
- a CDS encoding DUF3099 domain-containing protein codes for the protein MKKATITSLGMTPEQERHRRVVKYSVAMGIRMVCVVLMLFAHGWWLLVCAIGAIALPYFAVVIANTPVRTRASVETPGGVVVVRPTDESDEPLRGQHGNGQNREAS
- the fabG gene encoding 3-oxoacyl-ACP reductase FabG; this translates as MTTQRTVLVTGGNRGIGYAIAEQFVSEGHNVAVTARSGEGPTGTVTVRADVTDSASIDAAFSEIEEKLGPVEVVVANAGITRDTLLMRMSDDDFDDVMSTNLGGAFRVVKRASKGMLKARFGRIILISSVVGLYGSAGQVNYASSKAGLVGMARSITRELGARAITANVVAPGFIQTDMTAELPEATQAEYKKSIPAGRFAQVGEVARVVTWLAGDDAAYISGAVIPVDGGLGMGH
- the serB gene encoding phosphoserine phosphatase SerB, which translates into the protein MPRRETDVPAARFLVVLDADSTLIQDEAIELLAHESGSAAQVAAVTERAMRGELDFAESLRERVATLEGISDAVFARVSDRMRPTPGASELIGAVHRAGGRIGVVSGGFHELLDPVAARLEVDVWRANRLVVAEGRVTGHVDGDIVDAETKAATLREWAEQAGVPLCRTIAIGDGANDLRMMEAAALSIAFNAKPAVRTAADVALQRVDLSDVLPLLGLRG
- a CDS encoding type B 50S ribosomal protein L31 codes for the protein MKTAIHPEYAPVVFRDLASGATFLTRSTVSSEKTIELDGETYPVIDVEISSESHPFYTGKQRILDSAGRVEKFNQRFKNFGK